From the genome of Acidobacteriota bacterium:
GTGGTTGCCCGGGTCGATGAGGCTGCGGCGCGACTGTCGATTGTGGTCGACGAAAAGGGATCGCTTCGAATCGTCTCCTAGGAGCTTCCCAGGTGCATCGATCGCTCGTCCTCGCCGACGCCATCATCAATCTGATATTGGGCACGATGTTGCTCTTTTATCCCCAGTGGCTGGCGGAGTCGCTCGGGATGCCACCGGTGGTGACTCATTTTTTCCCCAACATTCTCGGAGGCGTGCTCTTCGGGATCGGTATCGCGCTGCTGATCTCCTGGAGAGGCGGGAAACAGGGTCTCGGGCTCGACGGCGCGATCGCCATCAATCTCTGTGGGGCAGGAGTGGTCGCCGGATGGTTGGTCGCCGCTCCTGAGACGATCCCACCACGCGGGAGGATCACGCTCTGGATCATCGCTCTGCTCGTCATCGGCATCGGCCTGATCGAATTGAAGCACCGAAACAGTGGGTGAACCGATCGATAGTCTGCTCATCTCCGCCGCTCATCTCAAGCAGTAACATTGGAACCGCCAAGACACCATAAGCCCTGGTTCCAGGGAAGGTCTCGACAAACTCGGTCGAAGTGATAGGGTCAGCCGTACCTCTATGACCTCATTTGTCGCCTTGGTCGCCCACGCTTCAGCTGGTCCTCCGCAGCCGGCCGAGGACCTCGGCCACCTGTTGGTGTGGGTTGCGGTGCCGGCGGTAATTCTCGCGGCCATCGTCGCTGGCGTCATCAAACATGCCATCCTGTCTATGCCCCGATTTCGAGACCGCTGTCCACCCTGGCGAACCTTTGCCTGGGTTTCGATCTCCGACATGGTTGCCTGGGCAATTCTGTGGCCCGCGTTGCTGACCGTCCGCATCCGCGGCATGGACGGTGGCCGGGGTCTCTGGATCGCGGCCCTCCTGCTGGTCGTCGCCCTCGCCTATATAGGCAACCGCTACGGCTTCGGTCGGGCCTTCGACCCGGCCCACGCGGGCAGCCTCAGAGGCACTCTGATCGCCGAATTCTTCACCATTCTGATGCCTCTGCTGGCAGTGATATTCGGTGTGTTGATTTATTGGATTCTGCACGCGTTGGGAGTCTCGTCATGATCAAGAACGTCATGAAGCGGGTCTGGGCATTCGATCTCGAGTGGGTCCCCGACCCATTGGCCGGCCGAATGTTGTACGACCTCCCCGAAGACAGCGAAGACGCGGATGCCATCAGGGTCATGTGGGAGAAGGGCGGCGCAACAGAGGAAGATCCGACCCCCTTCCTCAAGACCGCGATCTGCCGGGTCGTGTCCGTGGCCGCTTTGGAACGCCGTGAGCTGCCTGACGGCAGCGTCAAGCTCAACCTCATGTCCCTGCCACGCGACCCCGCCGATCCCAGGGAGACTTCAGAATCCTCGGTCGTCGGCACCTTCCTCGATGCTCTCGGCAAGAACCGACCGCAGATCGTCGGCTTCAACTCTCTCCAGTCGGATCTCAAGATCCTCATCCAGCGTGGGCTCGTCCTCGGCCTTTCGGCTCCGGGATTCTGCGAGCGCCCCGACAAACCCTGGGAGGGTATCGACTACTTCGCCCGCGGCAGTGACTGGAATATCGACCTCAAGGACATCGTCGGTGGATGGGGTCTCGCCAGTCCGAGCCTGCACGAGATCGCCGTTCAGTCGGGCATACCGGGTAAGATGGGAGTCGACGGCAACGACGTCGCCCCGCTGTGGCTCGAGGGCAAGCTTGAAAGCGTCGTCCGTTACAATGAGTGCGACGCGCTGACGACGTACCTGGTGTGGCTCCGAATGGCCCACTTCGCAGGGTTTTTCGACGACCAAGCCTACGTCCGCGAGCAGCAGCTCGTCGCCGACCTCCTGCAGATGGAGATCGCCTCGGGCGGACGCGACCACCTCGGGGAGTACCTCGAAGCCTGGAACGATCTCAGAAATTCAGTGGAGGCAGCGAGAAAAACGGAATAGATCGAAACGGATCTTTGTCTCAACACGTAGTGAGGTGGAGAGCCCACCAATCGGGAATGGGGGATTGGTCTCAGTGAACAGAATGATCAACCGAAACGGGGTCGACCGGCGCGACTTCATGCGCATCCTCGGCGGTACTGCCGCTGCGGCCGGGTTGTCCCTGCCTCCGGCAGCATGCGGCGGCGGTTCGTCAACCGACAGGAAGGTCATTGTCCTCGGACTCGACGGGCTCGATCCGAAGCTAGTCCGTGCTCTGATGGAGATGGGCCGATTGCCCAACTTCAAGAAGCTGGCCGAAATGGGCTCGTTCCAGGCCCTGGGCACCACCATGCCGGCGCTGAGCCCGGTCGCATGGTCGAGCTTCATCACCGGGATGACCCCCGGAGGCCACGGCATCGCCGATTTCATCGCCCGGAATCCCCTCACCTACACTCCGGAGTTCGCCATCTATCAAAACACCGATCCCGACCTCACGATCTCGGTCGGAGACGTGCACCTGCCGATCAAGGGTGGAGGTCCGGTCAACAACCGCCAGGGCAAACCCTTCTGGGCCTACCTCACAGAGCGCGACATCCCGGCCTGGATTTCCAAGATTCCGACGAACTTTCCGGTCGAGGAGACGGCGACCCACGCGATCGCCGGCATGGGTACACCGGATCTCGTTGACTCCTACGGCGTCTTTACCTATTACACCTCTGACGTGTTCGAGGACTTCCCGAACCTCGAGGGTGGCGAGGTGCTTTACGTCGACGTCAACAAGAACGTGGTTCGATCCAACATCCTCGGACCGGTCAACACGCTCAAGACACCGAAGGACACCAGCAGCGACCCCTACGCCAACACTGCGAAGATCCCGTTCACTGCCTATATCGACCCCAAGGCGGACGGCGCCCGGATCGATATCCAGGGCCAGAGCATCCTCCTGAAGCGCGGCCAGTACTCCCCGTGGGTCACACTCACCTTCGACCTTCTGCCGGTGATCGGATCGGTGCAGGGGATCGCACGATTCCTGCTGAAAGGCGTGGCACCACATTTTCAGCTGTATGTGACACCGATCAATATCGACCCGTCGGCACAGGCTGCACCGGTCACCTACCCGGCCGAGTTCGGGGCCGAGATTGCGCGTGACATCGGCGCCTTCTGGACCAAGGGCCTGCCATCGGACATGAAGGCCTTTGACCACAAGGTCATCAACGACGAGGAGTACGTCGGCCAGGCCGAGCTCATCCTCAATGAACGAATGGCCCTTTTCGATCACCAGTGGTCTCGCTTCGAGAGTGGCCTCTTCTACTTCTACGTCTCATCCACCGATCAGGACGCTCACATGCTGTGGCGCAACATGGACGAGACCCACCCCAAGCACAACGAGTCGGACGTCCGCTTTGCAGGCTGGATACCCCACCTCTACGAGGAGATGGACAAGTTGGTCGGCAAGGTGCTGCCGGCGGTCGATGACAAGACCCTGCTCCTGATCTGCTCAGACCATGGCTTCACCCAGTTCGCTCGCCAGTTTCACCTCAACACCTGGCTGCGCGACAACGGTTACCTGGTATTGAATGACAAGGCGGCGAAGAAAGAGGAGACGTCCATCTTCGACGTTGACTGGAGCCAGAGCGTCGCCTACGGCGTCGGCTTCAACGGTCTCTACCTCAATCTTCAGGGCCGGGAGGGCGAGGGCATCGTTCCTCCGCAAAAGGCCGGTGAAATCACCGCCAAATTGGCGCGCGAGCTCGAGGCCGTCGTCGACCCCGAGACTGGCCAGCACCCGATCGCCAAGGTCTACCGCCGCGAGGACATGTACATCGGCCCGGCGACTCCGATGATGCCCGAGCTTCTGGTCGGCTACACCCCCGGCTACCGCAACGCCTCGGCCTCGGTCCTCGGCTCCACCGGCAAGCCGACCATCGACCTCAACCCCTGGGCCTGGTCCGGCGACCACTCGATGGCCCGCGACCTGGTACCTGGCACCCTGATGTCATCGAAGAAGGTCGCGCGGGCGAACACCAGCATTCTTGATCTGCCGGTCACCGTCCTCGATTTCTTCGGTATCGAGAAACCGGAACAGATGGTCGGCAGCTCGATATTCCGCGCCGGTTAACGGCGCGGAATATCGAGAATTAGGATCTGAGAATTAGGAATTGGGAATGCCACCCACCCTCCCAGTTCTCGGGGGGTGCGGACGGGAATTCCGAATTCCAAATTCCGAATTCACGCGAGTCTCTGATCGATGTCGAGGTCGATCGGGTCGCCGATCCGTATCGAGGTGAAATCCTCGTGCTGCGGGTTGAGGATGAAGTTCGACTCGTGCGGCACGATGACACTTGGCACCTCGAGAATGCAGGATCGATTCGAGTCGGCCCATTCGTCTCCAATTTGCTTCAGCGTGAAAGGCGCTGGAAGGGACCGCCAGTCGTCCGGGAGCACCTCCAACTCCACCGTTTCAATCAGGCCGGCATCGAAGGTCACGGAAACGGTGATGTAGAGCGGGGGCAAGCCCATATCGGCGTGGACCATCTTTTCCAGAAGACCCAAAGAGGTGGTGGCCGAGGTATAGACGACCGCATGCCCGGGGCTGTTCCACCTTCCGCCCCAGACCCGGGCGCCCTCTCCATCAAAAGCTCGGGCCGCGAATTCCCCCCTGACCACACGCCATGAAGTCATCATCAGATGACGACCCCGTGCTCGATTTGGTGAATCAGTTTCTCGACCTCGCGTGCACCGACCTCCGTTCGCGCCATCTCCAACGGACTCGGTCCACCGAGCGCACGCCTGGGCCGCGTCATCCACGCCTGCGCCAGTTTCTCGTCCCCGCCATAGAGCTCGATTGCTTGCGAAAAAACCCGCGCGATCCGCACCAACCGATCGGATTCGTCCGAATCGAACCGACCAACCTTTTTTCTTCGCGCAAGGGTGCGGTGGGTGATCAGTGCCGTGTCTGCGAGTTCCTGCGATGACACCTGGAGTCGGCGTTTGAGGCGCTCGAACGCTGCGAACGAAAGTCCCTCGTCGAGCCGCTTCAGGAGCGAACCGGTATCGAAGGACCGTAAACCGAGAAGCGACAGATACTCGTGCTGGCCGTACGCAAAGGCCGGAGCAGGTGCCCCGTAGTCCGCCGCTGCTTCCGCCACGCGCTGCTTCTGAGTTTCTCCCGCCATGATCGAACCTCCTGCCATTTGACACTAACTTATATGCCAAATGGCAGATAGTCAATCTATTGAATTTTGAATCCCCACCCTCCCCTGTTATCTGGAGGGCGGGTGAGACATCCCGAATCGAAAGCAGGATTCCGAATTCCGAATTCCTACTTC
Proteins encoded in this window:
- a CDS encoding alkaline phosphatase family protein; this encodes MINRNGVDRRDFMRILGGTAAAAGLSLPPAACGGGSSTDRKVIVLGLDGLDPKLVRALMEMGRLPNFKKLAEMGSFQALGTTMPALSPVAWSSFITGMTPGGHGIADFIARNPLTYTPEFAIYQNTDPDLTISVGDVHLPIKGGGPVNNRQGKPFWAYLTERDIPAWISKIPTNFPVEETATHAIAGMGTPDLVDSYGVFTYYTSDVFEDFPNLEGGEVLYVDVNKNVVRSNILGPVNTLKTPKDTSSDPYANTAKIPFTAYIDPKADGARIDIQGQSILLKRGQYSPWVTLTFDLLPVIGSVQGIARFLLKGVAPHFQLYVTPINIDPSAQAAPVTYPAEFGAEIARDIGAFWTKGLPSDMKAFDHKVINDEEYVGQAELILNERMALFDHQWSRFESGLFYFYVSSTDQDAHMLWRNMDETHPKHNESDVRFAGWIPHLYEEMDKLVGKVLPAVDDKTLLLICSDHGFTQFARQFHLNTWLRDNGYLVLNDKAAKKEETSIFDVDWSQSVAYGVGFNGLYLNLQGREGEGIVPPQKAGEITAKLARELEAVVDPETGQHPIAKVYRREDMYIGPATPMMPELLVGYTPGYRNASASVLGSTGKPTIDLNPWAWSGDHSMARDLVPGTLMSSKKVARANTSILDLPVTVLDFFGIEKPEQMVGSSIFRAG
- a CDS encoding RES domain-containing protein — its product is MTSWRVVRGEFAARAFDGEGARVWGGRWNSPGHAVVYTSATTSLGLLEKMVHADMGLPPLYITVSVTFDAGLIETVELEVLPDDWRSLPAPFTLKQIGDEWADSNRSCILEVPSVIVPHESNFILNPQHEDFTSIRIGDPIDLDIDQRLA
- a CDS encoding 3'-5' exonuclease, which translates into the protein MIKNVMKRVWAFDLEWVPDPLAGRMLYDLPEDSEDADAIRVMWEKGGATEEDPTPFLKTAICRVVSVAALERRELPDGSVKLNLMSLPRDPADPRETSESSVVGTFLDALGKNRPQIVGFNSLQSDLKILIQRGLVLGLSAPGFCERPDKPWEGIDYFARGSDWNIDLKDIVGGWGLASPSLHEIAVQSGIPGKMGVDGNDVAPLWLEGKLESVVRYNECDALTTYLVWLRMAHFAGFFDDQAYVREQQLVADLLQMEIASGGRDHLGEYLEAWNDLRNSVEAARKTE
- a CDS encoding DUF2384 domain-containing protein gives rise to the protein MAGETQKQRVAEAAADYGAPAPAFAYGQHEYLSLLGLRSFDTGSLLKRLDEGLSFAAFERLKRRLQVSSQELADTALITHRTLARRKKVGRFDSDESDRLVRIARVFSQAIELYGGDEKLAQAWMTRPRRALGGPSPLEMARTEVGAREVEKLIHQIEHGVVI